From Rickettsia endosymbiont of Ceutorhynchus obstrictus, a single genomic window includes:
- a CDS encoding ABC-F family ATP-binding cassette domain-containing protein, which yields MTPIYYIKNGNLNFADKVILSNLELYLYKGDKICLVGRNGCGKSSLMKVISGTYELDKGELFKDPIAEVGYLTQDVINNLSVSVYDFIAAAALDKKIDKYQIDIILEKLEIKGSDNLSAYSGGQIRRAYLAKALVLEPEILLLDEPTNHLDIKTIEWLEEFVKSYSGAIICVSHDRAFLSNVTNKIWWLDRGVLRKSEQGFKYFDEWQTIIVAQEEATLRKLNKKLEQENDWLNAGVTARRKRNQKRLGELRALREISREHAEKLSRSKQKIQAELTENIAKSKFIIEVDSVSFGYNGNKIIDNFSFRVKKGEKIGVIGANGSGKSTFIKLLTKQLSPETGKVIYGGNLDISYFDQHREKLNPNRTLQQTLCPTGGDQIFLPGKTMHVAGYLKQFMFDPKLLNAKTSILSGGEANRLLLAGILINPGNLLILDEPTNDLDMDSLEILLDILADYSGTLIVVSHDRDFLDKLATRTLVFTQGKIIDLTGGYEDYKQYFSSAPSTKKLTKPPSSSPSYKESQNKKLSYKYQRLLETLPLEIEKLELQIKNLETELYDSNLYLADPAKYNLITRQLSLYKQQRDLLLNEWLEIQE from the coding sequence ATGACGCCGATATATTATATTAAAAACGGTAATTTAAATTTTGCCGATAAAGTTATTTTATCAAACCTAGAGCTTTACCTTTATAAAGGTGATAAAATTTGTCTAGTCGGTCGTAACGGCTGCGGTAAATCTAGCCTTATGAAAGTAATATCAGGAACTTATGAATTAGATAAAGGCGAGTTATTTAAAGACCCTATCGCGGAAGTAGGCTATTTAACACAAGATGTTATCAATAATTTAAGCGTTAGTGTTTACGATTTTATTGCAGCTGCAGCTCTTGATAAAAAAATAGATAAATATCAAATCGATATAATTTTAGAAAAATTAGAAATCAAAGGGAGTGATAATTTATCTGCTTATTCAGGTGGGCAGATTAGAAGAGCCTACCTTGCTAAAGCTTTAGTATTAGAGCCAGAAATATTATTGCTTGACGAGCCGACTAATCACCTTGATATCAAAACAATTGAGTGGTTAGAAGAATTTGTTAAATCTTATAGCGGTGCTATTATTTGCGTTAGCCATGATAGAGCTTTTTTATCAAACGTTACTAACAAAATTTGGTGGCTTGATCGCGGAGTTTTGCGTAAATCCGAGCAAGGCTTTAAATATTTCGATGAATGGCAAACAATTATCGTGGCACAAGAAGAAGCGACTTTAAGAAAATTAAATAAAAAATTAGAGCAAGAAAATGATTGGTTAAATGCCGGAGTTACGGCTAGACGTAAACGAAATCAAAAGAGGCTCGGCGAGCTTAGAGCTTTAAGAGAAATATCAAGAGAGCATGCAGAAAAGTTATCTAGATCAAAGCAAAAAATCCAAGCAGAACTTACGGAAAATATTGCTAAAAGCAAATTTATTATAGAAGTAGATAGTGTTTCCTTTGGTTATAACGGTAATAAGATTATCGATAATTTTAGTTTTCGAGTGAAAAAAGGCGAAAAAATAGGAGTAATCGGAGCAAACGGCTCAGGAAAATCGACATTCATCAAATTATTAACTAAGCAACTATCGCCCGAAACCGGTAAAGTGATATATGGCGGTAATTTAGATATCTCCTATTTTGATCAACATCGAGAAAAGCTAAATCCTAACCGTACTTTGCAGCAAACTTTGTGTCCCACCGGTGGTGATCAGATATTTTTGCCCGGGAAAACTATGCATGTAGCCGGTTATTTGAAACAATTTATGTTTGACCCGAAGCTGCTTAATGCTAAAACCTCTATTTTATCCGGTGGCGAAGCGAATAGATTATTACTTGCCGGAATTTTAATTAATCCGGGGAATTTGCTTATTTTAGATGAGCCAACCAACGATTTGGATATGGATAGCTTAGAAATTTTGCTAGATATACTTGCAGATTATTCGGGAACATTAATAGTTGTTAGCCATGATCGTGATTTTTTAGATAAATTAGCTACTAGGACTTTAGTTTTTACGCAAGGAAAAATTATTGATTTAACAGGAGGTTATGAAGATTATAAACAATATTTTTCAAGCGCGCCTTCTACAAAAAAACTTACAAAACCCCCTTCCTCCTCGCCTTCCTATAAAGAATCTCAAAATAAAAAACTATCTTATAAATATCAACGTTTACTTGAAACTTTGCCGTTAGAAATAGAAAAATTAGAATTACAAATTAAAAATTTAGAAACAGAACTTTATGATAGTAATTTATATTTAGCCGATCCTGCTAAGTATAATCTGATAACACGGCAATTAAGTTTGTATAAGCAGCAGCGAGATTTGTTATTAAATGAATGGCTGGAGATTCAGGAATAA
- the fabF gene encoding beta-ketoacyl-ACP synthase II yields MSTKRVVITGLGLVTPLGLDVKLSWNGIIEGRSGIKTITEFDTSNLACKIAGLIDSSEEHGFKLENFTDPAEVNKLSKMDRFIHYGVAAATEAIEDSGWLPKDEASCDRTGLILGSGIGGLKMIEDTSVKLHQENNGKVSPFFIPASLINLLSGLVSIKYGFSGPNQAAVTACSTGAHAIGDAMRIIKYGYADVMIAGGAEAPVTPVGVAGFVAARALSTKYNDIPEFASRPWDQNRNGFVMGEGAGVVVLEEYEHAVRRGAKIYAEIVGYGSTGDAYHITSPHPEGKGAYKAMSNALKDANIPAEMINYINAHGTSTIIGDAIELAAVQRLFLEANPKVLMSSTKSSIGHLLGAAGSVELIFSILAIQDQIAPPTLNLENPMEEVKIDLVGLQAKKAKIDYVLSNSFGFGGTNASLVIKKV; encoded by the coding sequence ATGTCAACTAAAAGAGTAGTTATTACCGGGCTTGGACTTGTTACTCCTCTAGGGCTTGATGTAAAATTATCTTGGAACGGTATTATAGAGGGGCGTAGCGGAATCAAAACTATTACGGAATTTGATACTTCAAATCTTGCCTGTAAAATTGCCGGTCTTATTGATAGTTCAGAAGAACACGGTTTTAAGCTTGAGAATTTTACCGATCCCGCAGAGGTAAACAAGTTAAGTAAAATGGATAGATTTATCCATTACGGAGTTGCTGCGGCAACCGAAGCAATCGAAGATAGCGGTTGGCTACCTAAGGATGAAGCATCTTGTGATAGAACCGGTTTAATACTCGGTTCCGGCATCGGCGGTCTTAAGATGATAGAGGACACCTCCGTAAAATTGCATCAAGAAAATAACGGAAAAGTTAGTCCGTTTTTTATACCTGCTTCCTTAATCAATCTTTTATCCGGTCTTGTTTCTATAAAATACGGCTTTAGCGGTCCAAATCAAGCGGCAGTAACTGCTTGTTCTACCGGAGCGCATGCTATAGGCGATGCCATGCGCATTATAAAATACGGTTATGCGGATGTTATGATTGCCGGCGGCGCAGAAGCTCCGGTAACACCGGTAGGAGTAGCGGGATTTGTTGCGGCAAGGGCTTTATCTACAAAATATAATGATATTCCTGAATTTGCTTCCAGACCTTGGGATCAAAATCGTAACGGTTTTGTCATGGGGGAAGGAGCCGGAGTCGTAGTTTTGGAAGAATATGAGCATGCAGTTAGAAGAGGTGCTAAAATTTACGCGGAGATTGTCGGGTACGGCTCAACGGGTGATGCGTATCATATTACTTCTCCGCATCCTGAAGGAAAAGGAGCTTATAAAGCAATGAGTAATGCTCTTAAGGATGCTAATATCCCTGCTGAGATGATTAATTATATTAATGCTCATGGGACTTCAACAATAATAGGTGATGCAATTGAATTAGCAGCGGTACAAAGATTATTTTTAGAAGCTAATCCAAAAGTTTTAATGTCTTCCACAAAATCATCGATCGGTCACTTACTGGGAGCTGCCGGAAGTGTTGAGCTAATATTTTCTATTCTGGCAATTCAAGATCAAATCGCGCCGCCGACATTGAATTTAGAAAACCCCATGGAAGAAGTTAAAATAGACTTAGTAGGGTTGCAAGCTAAAAAAGCAAAAATCGATTATGTTTTATCTAATTCTTTCGGCTTTGGCGGTACTAATGCAAGTTTAGTAATAAAGAAAGTTTAG
- the acpP gene encoding acyl carrier protein, with the protein MSTMNSVEQDVIEIVAITLGVKKDTISAESRLKEDLKADSLSTVELMMTIEAKYKIDISDEEASKILTVSDVVNYIQKQQSISA; encoded by the coding sequence ATGAGTACAATGAATAGTGTCGAACAAGATGTTATTGAAATTGTTGCTATTACGTTAGGAGTAAAAAAAGATACGATAAGTGCTGAATCACGATTAAAAGAGGACCTTAAAGCTGACAGTTTAAGTACGGTCGAATTGATGATGACAATAGAGGCTAAATATAAAATTGATATATCCGATGAAGAAGCAAGTAAAATACTAACCGTATCGGATGTTGTAAACTATATCCAAAAACAACAATCTATATCTGCGTAA
- the fabG gene encoding 3-oxoacyl-ACP reductase FabG translates to MIDLTNKTALITGATGAIGGAIAKLMHKLGSHVIISGSNEEKLKSLGSILKDNYTAITCDLANPDECANLIAAAPQLDILVCNAGITKDMLAIRMKDEEFDKVIDINLKANFILNREAIKKMMPNKYGRIINIASVVAVSGNAGQANYCASKAGLIGMTKSLAYEVATRGITINAVAPGFIESNMTGKLNEAQKEAILQKIPLKAYGKPEDIANAVAFLASDEAAYVTGQTIHVNGGMLMV, encoded by the coding sequence ATGATAGATTTAACAAATAAAACAGCTTTAATTACCGGTGCAACGGGTGCTATCGGCGGCGCCATTGCTAAATTAATGCATAAACTCGGAAGTCATGTAATTATTAGCGGTAGTAATGAAGAAAAATTAAAGAGTCTAGGGAGTATTTTAAAAGATAATTATACCGCGATAACATGCGACTTAGCAAATCCCGATGAATGCGCTAATTTAATAGCCGCTGCCCCGCAGCTAGATATTTTAGTATGTAATGCGGGTATTACTAAGGATATGTTAGCTATAAGAATGAAAGATGAGGAATTTGATAAAGTTATCGATATAAATTTAAAAGCTAATTTTATTTTAAATCGTGAAGCTATAAAGAAAATGATGCCGAATAAATACGGTCGGATAATTAATATAGCTTCGGTAGTTGCGGTTTCCGGTAATGCGGGACAAGCTAATTATTGTGCTTCAAAAGCAGGGCTTATCGGTATGACCAAATCTTTAGCCTATGAAGTTGCAACCCGCGGGATAACAATTAATGCAGTAGCCCCCGGTTTTATTGAGTCTAATATGACCGGTAAATTAAATGAAGCGCAGAAAGAAGCTATATTACAAAAGATTCCTCTTAAAGCTTACGGTAAACCCGAAGACATAGCAAATGCGGTAGCCTTTTTAGCAAGTGACGAGGCTGCTTACGTTACGGGTCAAACTATTCACGTAAATGGCGGTATGCTGATGGTATAA